The Spirosoma radiotolerans genome has a window encoding:
- a CDS encoding DUF6671 family protein, giving the protein MRQSLPTLEGAFKETDMRPSYNPTRMGVIGELTTLLAKRLSCLCPACHTPGWGKVSAKGLRWPVRYSTRQ; this is encoded by the coding sequence ATGCGTCAGTCTCTGCCCACCCTGGAAGGGGCTTTTAAGGAAACAGACATGCGTCCCTCCTACAACCCGACGCGTATGGGAGTGATTGGCGAACTGACAACGTTGCTGGCAAAGCGTCTTTCCTGTTTATGCCCCGCCTGTCATACACCGGGTTGGGGAAAAGTTAGTGCAAAAGGTTTGCGATGGCCTGTTCGTTATTCCACTCGTCAATGA